The segment GCTGCTCAGGAGTTCTGTAAGCAGTTGTTCAAGGAGAAGGATGGTAGTCTCCTCTCCACGGGTCCTCCTCCGGCAATGTAGAGCCAGCTCCTCCCTGGTCAGATGCTTGTTTACATCATCTgtcagcgcaggccaaccctggGACATCAACAGCTCTCTCTTTGCTTTGCGAAGGATAGAGACTTCAGCTGCATCCCATTCAAAGATGCATGCTGATAGCCGTGACATGAAGATGGGGTACAACTGATGGGCATCAGTTGTACACCAAGGCAATCCTGCGCATAAAATGCCAGATGTCCAAGCGTATCATGAGATCTGGCCAGCCCCTAAACCTGGTTTTCAGCTTGCTCTCGCTCACCTCACTGCAGCACCCACAGTCCACGTACAACACAGAAGGTGGATTTACACCAGCCTGCTGGTATCTTTTCACCAGACCATCTACCATCATGTCATGTCCTGCTCCTTCCTGGGCTGTCAGCACACTTATGAGCACCTGACCAAACTCGTTGCCAACAGAGGTAAGCCAGAGTCCCGTTCCCCTCGCTGTCCCAGCCAGCTTCTTGGTGATCTGTAATAAGAGATGATATGAAGCATGCTGTAAATATAAATCAATCATCACACCATGAAAAATACAGACACAGTGCCATGCTGGTATATAAACACCATTAATGAACAAATCCACAACTAACCTTTTTAGTAGAATCCATCTTCAAGACAGAGCCATAGGTGGATGTTATTCTGGCATGGATTTCATCCAGCCTGGTCAGAATGTCTTGGCTGTAAACGGTGAGCAACCACTTGCAGCTTGGCACCACCGTAGGCTCTGGGGGCTCCTGGAAATTTACTGGCATCACCCCGGGTTGATTGAGGAAGTCAACACATTGGGTGGTGTACCGGGCCAGACGATGGAGCCACTGCTCGCTGTGGTTTTCACGCAGCTGCTTTATCACCCGCGTGGGACTATTGCCTAAGCCACGCTCACGCAAGAGCCTGATGACCCGCATATCACAGGCGTACCTTAGGAAAAGCAAAATCCACATATTCATATATTTGAGCTATTTAATTGTAAAGTatttgcatacatacacacacatgatgATGGGCTAACAACTGGATGAGGAATGAAAGTGTACTTACTTCCGCGTGAGGATGACCTGAAACTCAGAGCGATGGCCCAGATCTAGCTGTTGCAGGACAGTCTGACTCCAGGACACATGCGAGGCTCTACACTTTGTACAGATAAGGGTTTCTGTGACCATATTATATGTTCTGTCAATGTCTAGAACCTGTTGTGCCCTTTTGTGCAGACCACCTCCTGTCAGCTGATGTTGTCCGCAGGCTGGATTGGGACAGAGAACCTTAACCCTCCACAGCTTGTATGGCATCCACAGCAGAAGAGTATGACAAAAGAATCTGTCTGGAGCTGGAGCCTGATTGTTAATAAGTGCTGGTTGTGGGGGGGTAATACCAGAGCTGGAGGTCATCACGAAGTGCTGGCTTTCCTTTGGATCCAATTTTGAAAAGCCTTTTGCCAATCCACTTGTGATCCTCTGGTGGTATGGTCTCAGACCACAAACGAGGAAGTTGAACTACAGATGGACCTTGCAATTATGCCCCAGAAGGAGCAGTCTGTGATGGAAAAAAGGCAAAACATTAAGTTTAGTAAgttcattttactttttaaatcactttaagaattttatttgtatcCCTGATTACTTTCACATAAAATCATCATTGTATTACATGGTATTACAATGATTATTACGACAATGAAACTGATAACTTTACATTATACACGGAAGTCatccaaaaaaaggaacaaaataatcctgaaatcctgttgaatatgaaataaaaaagaattctgaGACTTTATAACCAATATCTATTTATTCTGACACATGaatgttaacatctatacactgtTTATCATCAATAAATCAGTATCATGTAAACTCAATTGACATTATGAGAAtagtttgcttgtttttttcagcatgaaTGTGTTTTAAGGAACTACTGGTTATAAAAGTAATATTCAATTTTCATGGCATGTAAGCCTTTTTACATCTCCATTAAGTGTCTGGTAAAAgctgatttaattacatttttggacCAACAGAATATGAAATTACTTACAGAGACGATCCTGCATGGCTTAGCGGGATTGGACACATCTgcagtggctctggggacagaggTTGGAACTGTAGGATCTGGTGTCTGTACAATCATGAAGTAAAATATAGATTTAGCAAATAGAACATTACAATAACTTAGTCGTCCTAGATTAAATCATACACTACAGTTGCAAAGTTTGAGGCCCAAATGTTTATAAAAGAAAcctattctgctcaccaaggttgcatttgataaaaaatagttaaaaactaaAAAGATAGTTAAATTGTGGaacattactacaatttaaagtttaaaaatatgaaatgtaatttatttatacggTGGCAAAAaccaattttcagcatcattactccagtcttaagtgttacatgatccttcagaaaccattctattgAACATAAACCTTCATTATTAGTTGAAAACGTGAAAATAGCTGATAATAAAACTGCATTACAGTGGTTGCCACACTTATGGTGTTGGGGAAAgcgcacaaagatgaaaatcaagggtaaataatctttaattaaCCCACACAAAGGAAGGCAGTAACACAGACCAAGACAAACTGAACAGACTAAAATTTAAGTAGACAGACCAATGAGGGACAAATGAGTAAATTAACTAGACACAGATTAACTGAATGACATAAGAGGAGACACAAACTAGGTTGAGGAACATGAGGAGAGAAAATACAAAAGTCCATAAATATGACAGGTGgtatttttcagaattaagtttgaagaacagcatttatttgaaatagaaatcgtttgtaacatgatgttgaatagaaatcttttgtgacattaaatgtctgagatttttttatcaatttaatgcccCCTTTTTCAATAAAAGTAACACTATCTtaacttttgaatagtaatttatatgaaatctatttataaaatataactttgtttattaatatatggttttctgttattaaaaaatagtttaataatttGTATAGAATGGAACGTGAAACGTGTCTTCATAGAGTACAATATAGATTAtgccattacttacagagacTGTAGTGCTTGGTCTAGAGGCACTAGACACTGCTGCGCTGGGCTGGTCTTCAGCCTGAGAAGTTCTCCTGGCCAAACTGAGATTTGGCTTTGCTGCAGTAATGTGAGACCCGGTAAATCTTGATTTGGTAAACTaaaaatgtgagaagacagaatgtgttataatagcaagtgtcacaggtcggagcggaccacagatgttgcaagtcacgccccttcctagtttccacctcgaggaggtcccaaagccaccccaatgaccagacagacCAAGcgtaagtaatattaaaacaactttatttaaattaattaaaataattcagggaGGGGGAGGTAAATCTAAAATTATCGTCTCTGTTCAGCAAGAGGAGAAAGGGGCCGGAGAGGACTATGCGGCGAGGGTTAGTATGTCCACAGAGGGAAGAGGGGGACGAAGCTCCTTCGTCCCTTTCGAAAACCCTTAGTCTTCCTCTTTGGGCTTTTGATGACTCGTGGCACCCTTCTTTTCTCCTGAAGGCagagtgaaacacacaatgaATAATCGATACGGTGAGAGTGGCTACCTGTTACTTGGGTCCATACGACTGGCTGATAAATGACTTGTTCCTCCGATCTCTTCGTACAGGGTGCTCAGGCGGCGCCTCCCCTTCTGCACACTCCGAGGTGAGCGCCAACCCGCGACACAGAACTCCAATGGCACTGCAAGAGAGAGGTCACTCAAACTGCGGGGGACAACACAGGTAGGTacttcacaggcaactggggctctattctcactttagtgattcgtagcaatggacaaaggtaggtatttcacaggcaactggggctctattctccctttagtgattcgtagcaatggacaaaggtaagtatttcACAACGGGGATTTTTCACCTAGAATACTTCTCCTGGGCGGTGGGCTTACGGTGAAATACTGCGATACAGTAAGTAGATGAACTGTCAGACCTGGAGTAGTAAATCGTTGTAGCGCAGGCCTCCACAGGGATTTCCTGTGCGTCGGGGAAAGTTAAACACTGTCGCACCGGGCCaaacgcttccctctcctctcttctattTGCAGTTTAAGGGATCTGGACAGGGGCGAACCTTTGAAGAGGCTCCACAACAGGTAAAGTAAATCCACACAGCTAATTTGCAACAGTAAAACTTCCTCCTTGCATATAGGTATAATTTTGGCTTTTACTCACACCAGTCTTGCTTACGTGTATTCTTCACCACCGCTTCCACAGAGCCAGGGTATTCCGAAAGGGTCTAGACAGGACGTTACATTTGGGTCTCCATGCAGGGGTCGCAAAATGGCATATAGATGAAAATGGCGCTTCACCAGCCTCAACGGTCACTGGTCTCCCCCACGACTCATCCAGTCCAGGGTGGCTACTGACAACACAACCACAGCATACCACTGCAAGATTTCAAGTGTACACACTCACAGCAAAGacaaggactcacccactgcactccacacccTCTACGTGAAATAGGGTCAGAACCACGGTTTACTAGGACTTATCCTGGGGTTTCGTTGGGCGTTGTTGATAGATGAAGGGCCGGAGGAATAACGTTGCCGTCACGACTGCTTGCGGCTTCCTGTACTTGTACTTCCCGGCTCACCCAAAACTCTGCTCCGTAATGGGGCCGCTGGCCTATGTACCAGATGCTCACAACATACGCTGGATAATGCACTCTCCCCAATGTACAATGCACTGTCCAATAGTACTCACAAATGAACGATAACACTCTTCCTTTGTCTCCTTCTCCTTCTAGCTGTCCAATCCTCTTCACACCATCGGTTTTCCGTTGCTGGAGATCGCCCTTGACGTTACTTCCGGTGAGTACTTCCTATGACTGTGACTCCAACACATCAGTAGTTTATATATAGATGGTCTCATCAAACATCGATAAATGTTGTATACTCAGCCCAGTTACTAGTGTCCTTGTCTCCTTCTTCACCCCGTGAAGATCCTCTGCCTTCACCAATGCTGACTCTGCCCAAACCTCTACACTGCCCGCCGGATCGGCCTGAATCGATTCAACTCGAACTCCTGTTTGAATTTCTGAGACTCTTTTTATACCCTTCCTGTTCTCTCCGTTGTCCAATCCACGATCGCCGCGTTTATTGTCCTCACCTGTGCCTCGTACAGCCCAATTTGTAGTATACGGGCCGGGCGGAAACCATCTTCGGGCGGAACCAATCTTCGCCACTTTTGGTTCCGCCCCCAAGAAGTCACAGTGTGACACAAGCATTACTATTTgtgttaatattacaattttaagtaaatgcagcaTTCAAAAACACTTCTTTCTGAATGGAAGTGACGTCCGTAAGAGGAATGATTTATCAGCAGTAGTGACTCTTGATATTACTACAAAATATTTGCATGATGGAGTAATTATTAACATGTGTAAAGTTAATAATAGCCAGTGTGTATGTGGAATGTTACATGAGAtagagaagggaaaaaaaagagctttaacacatgagaagtaTTGAGAGAGATGCCACAAGGGACATGAGTCTAGCTCAGTGACCTTCAACAAAGGCAGAGCTCAGTTAGAGACAAAGAGGACAATCAAAGAGTAGAGCCCAGAGATGAAAGGGAGAAAGCAGGCAGGTTACAATCTTCATTTATTcttgaccatgtgacttaaacCAAAGCTGAGATATTCAAACCGACCAATCAGCAGACAACAGTTGCCCCCATTGTACAAGAGGTGTGAAAATTAGCAGGTCTCAACCAGCATCTCATAGAAttattgctttttctttttttcttcttactttCTGAACTTCCTCGAATTTGAACTGAGCTCATACTTCAGTGCTACAAAAAAGCAATTCTTACCAAtgaaaattgtgttgcaactCTTGCTTCCACAGGTGCAGTTGGCTGGGGCTGGGGCAGGGGATGAGGCTGGAGGTCAGGCTGACTCTGCTCCATGACCTTCTTTGCTGTTTCAGCAGCATGAGGTTGTTCCACCACCTTTTGTACTGGTCCAGTAACGTTTGACACAGTGGGCTGCTTAAcacaaccaaaaaataaaaataaaaaatacatataacaattcagaaagaaaacatttcagtaaataatattaacaaaaaatacttgCTACATTAATGTTACTTTTAGAGTGTGAAAACCACAGatgcatttcagcacacctcCAAGCAAGGTTGTTTGGCCACGAGACAGCATCGGACATTTCTCAATCTGTAAGTATTATAACAAATGTAATGCACAATACAAGTGAGTCACTTAaaagagcataaaatactttattaaattaatatattaattcattcacTGATTAATGTCTAGGACACAAGTCAAGCTTATCTTACATATAATGTTAGAGCTGGTATCTCTCTTTAAAGGAGAGAGATACAAGAGAGGAACATTTCACACCTTCAGACCACCTATTCATTCACTGTCCCTTCCCCCTTCCCCCTCTCAAATCTCTGAGTCTCCCAGTACACAAAAGGTCTTTGATGTAACTTTTCATTAACAGTATGACATAAATCTCaaaatacctgcaacattacataaacataacacaaccatcacattaCACCATACCAATGAATgggaccaggtaaatgtttgtAATGGAGCCTAATCTGTTGTTCtcttatgcaaatacattaaacaacTTTACTAATAATGTTCGATTATGCAAGTCAACAAacacttaagtgtttttttttctctctgtcatgCAAAagtaacaaacactcactcaccctTTGATAAATCTCGTACCACTTTTTCTGTCTAGGAGCAGGCCTGTTACCTTCATTTGATGGCCAAATTCCTGTGCTGGCAAACTTTTTTAAACGCGAAATCCATTCAGCGTCCGACATAGCTTTATGTGATTTTTGTTGTTTGCCAGACATTTTTATTGAATCATTCTTTCGTACACCTTCGGCACGTTTCGGCACGTTTCGGCAACTTGATTGACACCTGACTTGAAGAGCTGACCCCTCCACCTAGCGGTGATACGCGGAAACGTGCCGCCGGCATccccctgctctctgattggccaaatgtCACGAATGTCAAGAGAATGTTATGAATTGcgctttttgattggctggaaatgttaaggcgcttcgatgcgattggtccaaatgtcatagcgcttcgatgcgattggctgcgcagttcgacattgctcaacatttctgaaataatgttggactatccttcgtcagctagcgttcaggtcgcagtctcccctggaggcgtgggttcgaatcccacttctgacagacctatcctttggctgcagacagagacttcagtcttctgctacgttgggccagcagggtgttaactttgacaaaacaacgcattaggctaatgctagtattaattgggcaggcgttgaagacaaggatgagtttttagacacttttggaaaatggttaaagcctccgctgctcgaattgagataggcaagccgatccaccagctgggaacagtccagggaaaggtccttgagagtgattttgtgcctctttgggatggcaccacgaggcatcgttcacttgcagaaagcaagcataggtcagaaccagcgactttaggtatattgctgcagagccagtggttatcttgtaggcaaacatcagtaccttgaatctgatgcgaacagctattggtagccagtgcaaaattatgaagagaggtgtgacgtgggctttctttggctcgttgaagaccactctcgctgctgcatcctggatcagttgcagaggcttgatagtacgtgccggaagacccgccaagggagcgtaacagtagtccagtctggagaaaacagagagcttggacaaggagttgtgtggcctgctctgatcggaagggtctaatcttccgaacgttgtacaaggcaaatcttcaggaccgggccagtgcagcaatatggcctttgaaacttcacaaaacctcaggaggacgtggccacgtgttacatgaatatgagagggacgctattactgccttcgtgtagcattagccagcatgaatgcagaattttgacttcattggaaataaaaggattgcacgggcctacacgcaat is part of the Carassius gibelio isolate Cgi1373 ecotype wild population from Czech Republic chromosome A4, carGib1.2-hapl.c, whole genome shotgun sequence genome and harbors:
- the LOC127970647 gene encoding uncharacterized protein LOC127970647, coding for MTSSSGITPPQPALINNQAPAPDRFFCHTLLLWMPYKLWRVKVLCPNPACGQHQLTGGGLHKRAQQVLDIDRTYNMVTETLICTKCRASHVSWSQTVLQQLDLGHRSEFQVILTRKYACDMRVIRLLRERGLGNSPTRVIKQLRENHSEQWLHRLARYTTQCVDFLNQPGVMPVNFQEPPEPTVVPSCKWLLTVYSQDILTRLDEIHARITSTYGSVLKMDSTKKITKKLAGTARGTGLWLTSVGNEFGQVLISVLTAQEGAGHDMMVDGLVKRYQQAGVNPPSVLYVDCGCCSEVSESKLKTRFRGWPDLMIRLDIWHFMRRIALVYN